CAACTCCGTAGTAATATCATTAGGTAAATTGTATTGAGCCCCTATTCTATGAGGCATCATTCCTGTTAATAATGCCGCCCTACTTGGACCACAAAATGGATGGGCAACGTGAGCGTTTTTTAAAACCACTCCACTATTAGCCAGTTTATCAATATTTGGGGTAGGTATTACTCCAAGTTCACTAGGAAAATTACCATCTCTATTAAACCCTACATCACCATAACCTAAATCATCGGCTAAAATTACAATAATATTAGGACGTGTTCCTTGTGTTTGAGCATGACTATTAATAATTGCAATAAAAGTAAGAAACGCTATTGCGTATGTTTTAAAGTGTCTTTTTTTCATTTTAGTTTATCTATTAATTTAGTTTGTTTTAATTTCTACTGGAATTATGTATTAAAATTGGAAATAAGTAAAAACAAGTAATCTTGGCACTTATTCGCTTATCAGGAAAACATGATTTTGCTACAATTAAAAATCAATTGTTTTTCTTACTGATATTTAAGGCAATACCTAAAAACTGATAGTTCAATTAAATCAAAACTACAACATATAAGAACTTTAAACAGGTTAAAAATTAACCATAACTAGCACGAGATTAACCTGTTTAAACACAAAAAGAGCAAATAAAAACTGTTGTTTTTATTTGCTCTTTTACAATTACAAAATAAAGATGTATGTTCCTTATTTTAAGTTTTTTAATTCTTCTCGCATTCTAGTTAAAAACGGAGCAATTTCTTTATAAGGTTTCCCTACTAATTTAGAAAAAGAGGAATTAAAATTACTACTTGCCTCACGGTTAATACCTTTCATTTCTTCTGTAGTAATTTCTCCGCTTTTAGATTTCTTATTAGCATCCATAAAAGCCACAACCATTTCCATTCTTGTTTCTTTTAATTCTTCTTGTTGCTCTTCGTTTAAGTTATATTCTTTAGCAGCTTCGGTTACAAAATAATCGTTTTGCTTTTCTTGCCATTTTCCTTGTCCGTAACTTACTGTAAATGTAATAGCTAATACTAATGTTAAAATAATTTGTTTCATGATTTTTGAACTTTAAATTTATACTTATTGAATTTTATTTTTTTGCCAAACCCTTAAATATTCTATTTGATACTCTGCTGGTAAATCCTCTTCTTTTGGTATACCTAACCAAGGAAAAGTTTCTGAATCGAACCAAATCCAATAATCAGAATCTGTTACCCATTTATCTGGATTAGTGTTGTTATTTGTAAGTTCTGATTTTAAAATTGTATACTCAGGCAACAACACTCCATCGTAATAAACTTTTATATAATCTGCTGTCCAATCAAATCCATATACATGAAAATCACCCGCAGTATTATTTCCCACTTGAATGTTTTGAGTAAAAACTGGTCCATTGATTTTATTAAAATAATTAGGGTTATTAGGATCCCAACTAATAATGTTAAACTTTAATCTTTTTCTCCAAGAATCATTTGTTTTGTGTCCACCAAACATTTCAAACATATCCATTTCTGATGTGTTTTTACCAGTAGTCCAAAATGAGCTAGTTATAGGAGCATTTGCGGATTTACACTTAATTTCCATATAACCATATCTAAATTGTTTTTTGCTAATTACAGCAGCAGTTGTAATGTTTTCGAAATATATTTTTTCTCCATTTACAACATCATGATCATCACCATTAAACTTTAATCTAAAGTCATAATCTGGCTCCCATTTTGTAACAATTTTCAATTTTCCTGATTCTGTATAAGCATTATTAACAGAAAATTGTGACGGCGCTCTACCTATAAATCTTGATTGATATTCGTTATTTCTACCTTGAATTAACCATTTATCTTCATCTAAAGGCAATTCAAACTCATCTGACATTTCTGTGTTTAGCACCCAGTCTCCTTCGTTAGACTGATCCGATAATGGATATGCTGGATTTGGCTCCTCACCTCCATCATGATCATTGTCAGTATCACCAGGAGTATCAACCACGTGATCATCAGACGTGATATTATCACTCCCACAACTTTGTAACGATACAAAAACAGTCATTATTAAAAATAGATACTTCATCAAAATTTATTGTTTTTTTTGCCAAACACGTACATATTCAATTTCAAAATCAACCACTCCATCTTCTTTTTTTCCTTCTGGACTGTTCAACTCTAAATCTTCTAAACTATCTGGAACACCGTGCCAAGGAAAAGTTTCTTGATCTAACCATATATGAATTGGCCCATCCATCACCCAACCATTAGGAAGATTTTTTTCTTTAGCATAAGCATCAACCTGAGCTCTAGTTGCTTGGGTAAACAATTTACCGTCAACATAAAGTTTCATTCCATTCTCATCCCATTCAATACCATATACATGGAAATCATCTGCTACTCTAAACCCGTAATCTAAACGCTCTGTGTATACTGTTTTTCCTTTTCCTTCTCTACTCCAATCATGAATAGACCACCAAAGCTCTCTATCTTTCCACTCTTTACCTTTTTGACGATGATCTCCAAATTGTTCAAAAATATCTAACTCAGTTTGACTACCTGTTGCCCAAAACGCACTAGTTATTTCTGCATCGGCAGCTTTAGATTTTATTTCCATATAGCCGTACTTAAAATCCTTACGACCAATAAAACATGCTGTGGTAAGATTTTCGAACTTTGCTACCTGCCCTTCTTCTTTACCCCAAGGCTTTTGCTCTTCATCTGAAAAAGGAAAATCTGGTTCCCAACGAGTTTCTAATATCAATTTACCATCTTCTAACCTATAATTTCTTCCTGAAAATTGTGATGGGGCACGTCCTTTCCATACTTTTTTATTAGGATAATCAGGATCTTTATATACAGGAACTCCGTTTTCAAACTTTCCTACAATATACCATCTGTCTTCATCAATAACTGGTGCATCAAATTCATCACTAGCTTCTGTATTTAAAACCCAACCACCCGTGTTGTTTGGGTCCGAAAATGGATAAACCACTGCACTTACTTGCTTATCAACTTTTGCTGTGTTTTTATTGCTACTACAAGCAAATAAAAACATTACCATCACCACCAAACAAGCATTATTAATTTGTCTATTATTCTTTATCATAATTGTTAAATATTAACTACAACAAAGAAATAACAAGATAATAGATAGTTATTCTTAAAATTTACCTGTTTATAATCAAAATTTACCTCTCTAGCTTAAAAGGTAAAATAATGCAATAAGAAGATAAAAGACACTGATTAATAAAGACTATAAATACAGTTCTTTGTAGTCTAAAAGTTTTAAACTGAATTCATTAAACAGTTTAA
Above is a genomic segment from Wenyingzhuangia fucanilytica containing:
- a CDS encoding family 16 glycosylhydrolase — protein: MKYLFLIMTVFVSLQSCGSDNITSDDHVVDTPGDTDNDHDGGEEPNPAYPLSDQSNEGDWVLNTEMSDEFELPLDEDKWLIQGRNNEYQSRFIGRAPSQFSVNNAYTESGKLKIVTKWEPDYDFRLKFNGDDHDVVNGEKIYFENITTAAVISKKQFRYGYMEIKCKSANAPITSSFWTTGKNTSEMDMFEMFGGHKTNDSWRKRLKFNIISWDPNNPNYFNKINGPVFTQNIQVGNNTAGDFHVYGFDWTADYIKVYYDGVLLPEYTILKSELTNNNTNPDKWVTDSDYWIWFDSETFPWLGIPKEEDLPAEYQIEYLRVWQKNKIQ
- a CDS encoding family 16 glycosylhydrolase, which gives rise to MIKNNRQINNACLVVMVMFLFACSSNKNTAKVDKQVSAVVYPFSDPNNTGGWVLNTEASDEFDAPVIDEDRWYIVGKFENGVPVYKDPDYPNKKVWKGRAPSQFSGRNYRLEDGKLILETRWEPDFPFSDEEQKPWGKEEGQVAKFENLTTACFIGRKDFKYGYMEIKSKAADAEITSAFWATGSQTELDIFEQFGDHRQKGKEWKDRELWWSIHDWSREGKGKTVYTERLDYGFRVADDFHVYGIEWDENGMKLYVDGKLFTQATRAQVDAYAKEKNLPNGWVMDGPIHIWLDQETFPWHGVPDSLEDLELNSPEGKKEDGVVDFEIEYVRVWQKKQ